TTTTTtgccaaaatcaaaattctgcAATCTGATTCAGGTGGTGAATATATGTCaaatgaatttcaattttttcttcaaagtcaTGGGATCATATCACAACGTTCTTGTCCTTTCACATCACAACAAAACGGTGTGGCTGAAAGAAAGAATCGTCATCTTCTTGATGTTGTTCGAACTCTTCTCCTTGAGTCATGTGTTCTTTCTCATTTTTGGTGTGAAGCTTTGTGTACTgctgtttatttgattaatcgaTTACCATCTCCCCACTTGCACAATGATTCTCCCTACGTTCGTTTGTTTGGACATGCACCAAATTATtccaatctttatatttttggatttgtttgttttgttcacCTTCCTGCACATGAGAGAAATAAACTTACTGCCCAATCTGTCAAGTGTGCTTTCTTAGGCTATGCTGTCACccaaaaaggatttctttgttatgATCCACATGCACGTCGAACTCGTGTCTCTAGGAAtgtcatattttttgaaaatcagcCTTTCTTTTGCACCCAACAGCCTTTCTTTTGCACCCAACAGCCTTCAGTACTTCCTTCTCTATCTGTTTTACCATATTTTCCTGCGTTGCCAACACCAGTACAAAGGTTTAAACCTGGTTATGTTTATCATAGACGCACTCCTGCTTCTGCTCCTTCTCCAGGTCTCACTGAGGTTCCTTCACATCTTCCTGCAGCATCTGATCCTGTTCTACCCATTTTCTATGATCCCCTCCTCTTCGTAGAAGCTCTAGACCTCATAAACCTCCTGAAAGGTATGGTTTTTCAACTCCTGTGGCTATGTCTACTACTCTGTCTTCTATTTCCATTCCCACTTTTTATAAACAGGCTAGCGAATATGGGTGCTGGAAACAAGCAACGGAGGCCGAACTTCACGCACTTAAGGCCAATCATACTTGGGACATTATCTTTTGTCCTCCACATGTCAAGCCCATTGGTAGCAAATGGGTTTATACTGTGAAACTCAAGTCTAATGGATCTTTGGATAGATACAAAGCTCGATTGGTTGCTCTTGGCAATAAACAACAATATGGCTTCGACTATGAAGAAACATCCGCACTCATTGCTAAGATGACTACGATGAGAACACTTCTTGCTATTGCAGCCTCTAAAGCTTGGCCTTTATATCAGATGGATGTAACCAATGCCTTCTTGCATGGGGATCTTAAGGAAGAGATTTATATGACACTTCCACCTGGTATGTCCTCAAAGGTTTCTAATGAAGTTTGCAAACTAAGACGCTCTTTGTATGGGTTGAAACAGACACCTAGAGCTTGGTTTGAGAAGTTTTGCAACACTCTTCTCACCTTCTCCTTCACACAAAGTCAATATGAttcatcccttttcttttacaagACCACCACTGGTATGGTATTTCTCTTAATCTATGTCCATGATATTATCCTCACTGGTAATGACATTGGGTTGATCACCAAACTTCAACACATGTTGCATAGTACATTTCAAATGAAAGATCTTGGACatctcacatattttttgggGCTGGAAGTTCACTATAGAGATCATGGTTTGTtcttaaatcaacataaatatattcagGATCTCATTGAGCTAGCTGGTTTAAAGGATGCTACTGTTGTTGATACACCAATGGAGGTGAATGTGAAATACCGAAAAGATGAAGGCGAGCTTTTGCctgatccttttttatatagGCAACTTGTTGGTAGTCTTATCTACCTAACAATTACAAGGCCTGATATCTCCTATGTTGTTCATATAGTTAGCAAATTTATGCAGGTACCTCGACATCTTCATCTTGCTGCAGTTCGTCGTCTTATTAGATACTTAATTGGGTCCCCTACTCGTGGGTTGTTTTTTCCTAAACATTCTACTCTTACCTTGACTTCCTATAGTGATGCGGATTGGGCTGGCTGCCCGGATACTAGGAAGTCTATCACAGGCTGGTGCACTTTTCTTGGCGATGCCTTGATCTCTTGGAAGTGTAAGCAGCAAGATTGTGTCTCCAAAACTTCTACAGAGGCTGAGTATCGAGCCATGTCTGCCGCTTGTTCTGAACTTGTGTGGTTACGTGGTCTTATTTCTGAACTTGGGTTCCCCCCAACTGCTCCTACTCCACTTCATGGTGATAATACTAGTGCTATTCAAATAGCTGCGAATCTAGTCTACCATGAACACACCAAGCACATAGAGGTGGACTGTCATTATATTCGGGAGGCCTTTACTCGAGGTATTATCACTCTTCCTCATCTCAATACTGCTCTTCAAATAGCTGATGCCTTCACAAAAGTCTTGACACGCCAACGACACAAGTTTCTCAGTAGCAAATTGATGTTGTTTGATCTACCCGCATCAATTTGAGGGGGGATGTCAATATAttctcctttttcttatttcatttccTTAATAGCTGTCAGTCTCTCTTTTGTAGCTGTCAgtatattctccttttcttattctatttctttcatagctgtcactatattcttctttccttgtttaatttctGTCATAGTTGTATATCCTTTGATTCTCTCTAAAGATCTCAATTATTGTCTAGGCCTAGTATTTAAAGGATctgattatgtttattaaatCCTAGAATTAAGGGATTTGATACTtcttgatgtatatatatatattgtaactcTCTTTGTGAAAATACAGAAAAACATTTCAGAATTTCTCTTGTATTATCTTGTGAATGCATTTccttgaaaacatttttttaaaaaaaaaaccaagagcaTGAATAATAGGTTGAGTTTCTGACTATTCATGATGATTAAAATTCATGCCCAGCTAATAGATTTATGACAATAGGAGAGTAATCAGACTCCATAGACAGAGAAGGGGAAGTCTTTATTTTACACAGTCTGCTGGTTTCAGTTGAATTAAGGGACCTCCAGCACCTTCAGATTTGATGAAGCCAAGACAGCGGGCTATCTGATCTCTAGACCAATATACTAGAATTAATTCTGGTCCTTGAGATCTTTAATCCAGCCACAACACGGCAAATTTTGCCAAAAAAGGGCTCTATAGAAGACTGGCAAGGACAATCCGAAAGGAAGTTTATGCTTTCTCCTTGATGATCTTGCTAGCATCTAATACACTAGTGGTATCGTATTACAGCACAGTTGAATGTACATGCAATAGACTCCCACTTTCATCTCTCTTTAAACCCTTTTCCTTTTGGCATAGGACAGCAGCCCCAATCCTGTTCAAAAGTTTATATTTGATCTGATTCTCCAGGAAAACCTTTCATACTAAACTTTCTGACCAGCTcaatgaacaaataaaaaggaaaggatCAAGGTTAAAATGACCTTGAGCAGTTTAAGCAGGGCAAGTCGGATCGATTTAACTAATCAGAACTCCTTAAGGAGCGATTGAAGTTGTCCAGTTCCTTGGAATGTGAACCATAGATTTCCTTAATAGTGTCTCTACAGCTACTGCAAGCAACATAAGAGAACAAAGATGAAACATGAGCATATGACTAAGGTCACATACAGCTAGAGCCTTGCGTTAAAGTAAAAGTAGATGGACCTACCCGCATGCCTCCTTGTTGAATTTCTTCTTAGTAATGCCATACAGTGACTCGAATATATCTGGCTCCACACGACAAAAATAGGGACGatctgaaagaagaagaaagcccgTAGAAAGCAAAACGTTTACAAAATTAACGATGACAGCAAGAAGTTGATCAAGAAAAGGAGCTAGCGATAATCACCACTCACCAGGGTAAATTGAGCACTTGCGTGTGCTTTTCTCATAATGTAAACACCATCCATCCGGGCCTATTAAGCTTTTATAAAGCTGAAAATCCATAAttcagcaaaagaaaaggaattaacAAAAAACAGTAAGAGCTTCGCTAgtcttttggtttctttttttgacACATTCCGTCGAACAAATTATGTGCattgtaaaaattaagaaagcaaACCTCGATATCAGAGGGGTTTGTGAAGATTTCTTCAGGAGTGGCGAAAGCAGGGCCCTTAGCCAGCTTGCAGCAAGCACCACAACCCTCCACGCACCGCCATAATGGCTCTTTCTTGCTGGTACCGAAGCCAGTGTTGCTAAGTTTTGGCGTTGCCCCGGGCACTTTTGCATTCTTCAACTTTCCTTTCTGGGGTGACCGGCGCGCTGCAAAGATCACACTATTGAAGCAGGGCAGAGAAATGGCGGGTGACATATTCGAGGATTAGATGGATTCTTGGGAGCAAGAAATTCGAAATAGCTCCTGGGCTTTGACAGTAAATGAACTCCACGACGAAACGTGTAGTTGATTACCAAAAAAGCATCTGGGTAATCCTCCGTTGTACACAAAATCGATTTCAGAATTCAGATTAATTTCGCCAAACACCCTTCAAAATGACttgaattgatattttcatCCCAAACCTGGCAATGGAAATTGCTCACCGTTTTATTTGATCTTCAGTTAAGAATTTGAGCGGCATATCTTAACAAAAACCATGCTTGGTTTTTTGGGCACAACAGATTCACGCAATGCACAACCTAGCCACAGTTGATTCGAAATTCAAGTTCGTTAGGACCTCATTATAGGGCAGAAGCACgcactgatattttttttctccagttTTTTTgcgaaataaataaacattcaGCTCCATTCACACTAAAGTTGAGCTCATAATTGCCATTTGCCCTTAGATGTCCTGGGATAATATTGACAGGCCATCCAGCTTGTAGGTTCTAAATccagaaaagcaaaaaataaaacaaaacgaaTTTGAATGCATAGCTCTCCATACCAAATGATTAAAATAGGCTCCCTAATccaaataaaaagtttcaaattacATCTCTACTTAGCATATAAAATGTTTGACCATCTAAATAGCGCAAACTTAAGGTGTCTTGGTGACGATTGGGAAGTGCAAACAGGTACACCAATTCCATTGGGATGGTGCATTTCAACGTGACACGTCACTATCTCTCGGGGAGCGGTTGTTGTCCtcataatcatcatcaacaGGGCTTCTATCATCCCTGGGACTGGGACTGCGGCTGCGACCATTAGTCTGAGGACTTCTATACCTCTCATCTCGAgggcttctgcttctgcttctgcttctgcttcttccCGTGGGGCTGCCACTGTACTCTCTATCTTGCTCATCATCCAGTTTTCGAGATTTGGGAGAAGGGCGTGGGCTGCCTTCATCAGGTGTTGGGCTGCGCTTCCTGGCCTTTGTACTCTTTGGTTCAGGGCTCAATGACCTGTTCTCATTCTCAACACTTCGCTCTCTCTTTGGTGGTGGGGATCTTGATCGGCTGAAAAAGAACAGAAGATCCAGATAAACCAAAATACAGCaaatgaaaacccaaaaatcatcaagaACACCATAATATGTGTGATATGAGAAGATTGCATAATCATATGCTTTCAAAGAAAAACCACAGACCTGTAGCTTCGACCTCGGCTATAACTTGGGCTGCGGCTTCTGCCACGGTGAGGAGAGCGTGATCTACCTGGTGATCGAGAGTAACTCCTCCCCCGCCTGCAGTATAGAAcacacaataaaaagaaaaaaaacagagcaccATTGAGCATCAGTAGAAAATTATCACAGAAACAAAAACATGCACAAGCAGCAGCAGGATAGGAAGGAAATGACAAAATGAGGTGAAAATTACGTGAGTTTCTTGGGACTGTTCTTGCAGTTTCTCTCTATATGACCTCTTTCCCCACAACGATAACACTTGTTCTTCCAGTCTCCAGCTTTGCAATCTCGAGCCCAGTGGCCATCAATGCCACAATTAAAGCAGCGTCCAGATCCTGGAGGAGGACCTCTGCCCAAATATTCTCGAGAACCACGAGGTACCTAGAAATTCCcaacaagaaaaaacattaatctgGTAAAAGCGTATCAATAGCATTCACAATTTCAAAAGTGAACATTTATGCTTTTGGCTGGAGAGCCAATTGGGAAGTGAATAATTAAGTCACCAGTAATCAACCTCCTCAACCTTATTCAAGCGACAGAATCAAGTTCAATGAAAAAGGATTAAGAATCTTtgtgaatgaaaaaataaatcaaatactcTGGAAGCCCACAAGAGCAACAAGAATAAAGTAGTTTGACATCTCACAAAACTACAAATTTGCTTCAATTTGGACTAGGATTTGAACTTGGATCCATCTACATACAACCAATTTGCTTCCAGTTAATcctataaaaccaaaaccaatacTGGCCTAGTCTACTAATTTAAAATTGCATGTTTTGAGTTTGTGAGTATACTAAATGAAAACATTAACTAGACAGAACTTACCCcctttgcaaattccacaatgATACGACTTCCATCAAACTCCTTGCCATCTAAGTAATGCCTTGCATCATCAGCATCTCTGGGATCACTAAATTCCTGTTTAAAGAGGGTGAGAACAACCCAGCAGAACACACCATATGTGGATCACATAATATATAAAGCAGTGTTcgtcatgaaaaaataaaaggatatgtGCTCAACCAATGCTCAGAAAAATTCCATTCAGTGAAAACCATGAGAAGAAATGGAAAAGACTTACAACAAATGCATAGTCACGCTTCATATCCACATCTCGTACTCTGCGAAATGGTTGCCACAAACAGTAAGGCCATCATTACTTAAGTACTGCAAGTGTATGATACTTCACCCCTCATAGACGAACTAAACACCAGTTTGAGATTGTTGCCAATTCCATAAAAACACGCAATAACATAATAGAAAGAATCGCCAAAGTCTCCTATAACTTGGCAAGAAATTCCACCAATTCCATCATGGCAACCCTCTCACCATAGACCTCCAGGTTAGGCAAGAGGCCAGAAACCTTCAACAAGATCattcaagttaaaaaatgaCACCTAGGTCCACCCACACAGATAACGTGAATGACACAAATCCACGAGCAAAACAAACTGTTGAAGACCTAAATGTTTCCTAAGTATTTGCAGGGGCAAAAAACACTCCCTCTTACCAATCAATGACagttaaaaaaaggaaacaaatagaTATACTATTACTGCACTGCAGAGAATAGATCAATAGTGTTAAATTCATGTTAGAGCATCATTCAATAGAAACTTGAAAGACCAGAAATAAACTGTACAAATTATATTCGAATAATTTCTTCAATAGCTAGCTAAGAGGATAAAAACCCACCGTGCCCAATTCACGTGTGTGCTTGTGATAAAGAGAGAACACTATCACAGCTTAAGACCAATATCTCAAGCactttaaacttgaaaatagAGAAATTACCGCCCATATTTGCTGAAAAGATGTTCCAGATCCCGTGATCGTGTCCTAGCAGCCAGGTGTCCAACATAGAGACGCGTACTGGCATATCGGTCATCATATCGCGGCATTTTCAAActgcaacaaacaaacaaattaatcacCAGCAGCTTCACCAACAAATTAATCATTCAATTGTAATAGACTATATAGCAACACgtacatgaatttatttaagaGCATCAGGGCAAGAAGAAACCAATCAGATCTATCAAGACACATATTAAAAAGCTAGCATCTTGACACACACAAAATCTGGATTTgaaaacccacaaaaaaaattgcaactttttttaaatgaattcaTCAGCAAACACCAATAATTAACCACTTATTAACTAAAAGAAACTCAATATTGAACGGAAACTGCAGTGAAAAGAGCTAAATAAGCCCTGATTTCTAATTAAGAACAATTCAATTCAGGAGTCCGTACCTTGAAATTTGAAAACCCTAACTTTTCCGAATGTGAATTGagttcagagagagagaggaggagaaaTGGCTATTTTCGATGTTTATAGAAAGTTAAACAACCGACGGGGCTTTCCTTCGTTTTATCTCTTTGATTAAAAAGGTAAGAGTACTTCATTTGGACGGACAGGATGCATTTATTTTAATCCAAAGGATAGGAATTTAAGACAGAAAATTCTTTCACCAAACCCATTGAATCTACAAGCCGGGCTCCTACAGTCTGTGGCCCACTTAAGCAAACATGCTTttgctatataattttttaatatataaatcttaaatgagttaattataacttagtccTTGTACTTCAGCAAAACTAATTACTTAGTCCCTATAGCATAAATAATAATTCCATAACTCGTTGATTAGTGTTGATTGTCCTCAATTTAgtactttttattcaaaaattgtctttttttttaatcaaacttttCCATCTTAACTACAtctctttttccattttttaaaaagaaagcaaataaattataaaatttataataatcataataataaattataaatgaactagaaataaaaggattaaatatatttttgtaaatcgTGATAAAATTGTAtgtgttgtttttatatttaatttacttaGACATAAATatcattcattttatatatcaaaaataccttaaacaataattttaactaaatatccgtaaattgattttaatcttgataatttttatcgAATTCTTAAACATCTTTTGCCAAAAAGCACAATATGATTCAAATTcaaatgactaaaaaaataattttctagttataatattattatgataaaaaataatattttcattatgTATAACTTTGACCTAAAAAAGGCATTTCACATGTCTAAGTGGAAGCaagtcttctttctttcttttttcatattcgACATTGTGAGAATTTTTGccttttaaattactttttttaaaaaaaattaattttttaattgtttaacaTCTTAATGTCAAccagattttttaatttttgcgtAATGAGCACATGatactgtttatttttatgttttaaaagtgtttctaaaaaagtttaattttttttatttttttactttaaattaatattttttgatgtttgtaaattgttttaatgtgctaatatcaaaaataatttttaaaaaataaaaaatattaatttaatatatttcttaataaaaaatattttaaaaagaaataacaatcacactTATGAACAAGCATGAAGTAATTGGAAAAGTTCCCATATTGATTCCTCCTCTCCAGACTAATTGCTTATTTCCATTGTATTTCACTCGAATATTCACAGAATTACTCGGCTAGCCTGCTCCTCAATCTTTGTCTTCGAGTAAGAAGTCAGCCACTGTTCTTTCTCGAACAATATCAAACTGACagaattttgtaaattttaaccTGCGTGCagtggtgttaaaaaaaaatcagtgttcttctaatatttatattatctaaTCTGATTTAactgttaaaattaaataatataaatattatggatAATAATAGATCAACAAAcctaatatataaatatcatgcATGAATAGAGTAGAGTGTGGATAGAGATTTTTAAACCTGCTTAACTTGATCTAATTCATATAATTCagtaaaattaattcaagttattagtataaataatatgttttttctttcactttcacATTTACAATTGTATCTTATTCTCTTAATCACATtctcttttctctattctctacttttacataaattataattatctaTTTTGAAATTTCGTTTCGATAAAGTAACATtacattttacaatttcaagaaactatgaaaaaataaatgaaaatttcaataatttaaaatcacaaatcacaaattactttatagtttctttttattagtctgtttttgtattatattacattataattatttgataaaatatttaattataatttttgttttgttttgttttttatgtgaaaattataataatttttatgttgcctgtattttaaaagttttatctagttttaacggttgtaatttaatattattttagaataatcaaaaaataaggAATTAATATATTCAACATGCAGATATTATAATactcataaaaattttaatccaacTTGATATATCAAACTcggttagattaaaaaaaataaaaattgaatggactgaatttatattttataaaatattagaaattaaattaaatataattataaattaaaacccaaacccCTTTATCCAGGATACCCCTACTGCGCGCACCCTTTTCGTCagagaaattatatataactgGGTTAACGATTACATAAGGAAAAGATGGCCTTGTTCTTAGGTAGCTCCATTCTTGTTAGATACAAGCTAGATAACACAGTGATTCTATTTACCTCCTCTTATTCTTACTCCACAACAACAAAGCAAAGTAAAACAGAATCCTGAAGAAAAATCCCCAAGCAATAGTTATCCACAAGCAATTCCATTTGCTGAGTTGTGTTATCCCTTGTTGCTGCAGTATATCTGTTCCTGTGACTGCACAAGTGTTACTTGTAATGTTCCGGCCCAAACGGGTGCTGATGGTCTTCAACATCTTTAATTTCATTGATAGTGGCATCACGGCAAGCGGTGTGTTATCAAACATTTGCACGCCCATGACAAAACATTTTGTTGGACTGTGAAATTCATTTTGTAAAGCTGCTTCGTATGGATATTTCACTAGAGACATATAGTGAAACCATAACCAAAATGGAGGAATTCTGTCGCGAGAAATGTAGAATCCACTGAAGAGAGGAAAGTAGGACAAAATGGCTACCACAAGGGTGAAACTCAACATAACATGAGAGACAACGCCTGAGAGAAATGTAACAAAAGAACTTCCAGCCCAGAATGCACAGAAGATTGTGAAGAAGTAGaaacaaaacccagaaaacCCACCAGCAAGTCCTACTGCCCAGAATGTTGTTGTGGCAAAGGCAATAGAGAGTACGATCAGAGAGGGAATTGAGATTAGAGAGTGAGCAAGAACGTAAGACGAGCGACGATAAGCATTGTAGGCAGTTTCTCTCATGAAAATATAACGTTCTTGAATAAAGGCAGGGATGGATTCTGCACATGTGTAGTAAGTAGTGGAAATGGCAAAAGCGAAAAAGCCTAATCGCTCTTGCACACCTCTGGGAGAGTTGTCAAGATGATAATAAACGGTAGCCAAGATTATACCTGTAACAAGAACAGCAGCAAGGCGAATTCCGAATAATTCAGGCATTCTTTTTGCATTTAATGATGATCTTTTGCCTATAACCATCACTTCAACCCAAAGTGGATTGGCAAAACTTAAAACGGGTGAAGATGTCGAGTTCGAATCATTTGGGGCACCAGAGACCAGTTTTCCTCTCGAAATGCTGACACTTATTGTGTCCTTAAGTGAGAGCTTTGACGCATTGGAGAATCTGTTCTTGGCATTTTTCATGGCTTGCCATGACTTGTTGAATTCAACTAAGGTCTTGGTTCCACCTGGAATTTCTTCAAGGTCGCGAATATAGTCCAGAGCAAACTCAGTTCGGTTCTCGTTCTCAGGAATTGGATGTCCGAACTCAGCAAAGAATTCTGGAAGACTTCCTGGCGAGCCAGCATACACCGTTTGTCCGTGTGAAAGAAAGATCAAACGGTCAAGTAAGGTCAAGAGTCTGTAACTCGGTTGATGTATGGACATGATCACAATGCTTCCACTCTGTGCAATCCTCTGCAAGACCTTAACAACCATTAAAGCACTAGTTGAATCAAGCCCTGAAGTTGGCT
The Populus nigra chromosome 3, ddPopNigr1.1, whole genome shotgun sequence genome window above contains:
- the LOC133689596 gene encoding serine/arginine-rich splicing factor RS2Z33-like isoform X2; translation: MKRDYAFVEFSDPRDADDARHYLDGKEFDGSRIIVEFAKGVPRGSREYLGRGPPPGSGRCFNCGIDGHWARDCKAGDWKNKCYRCGERGHIERNCKNSPKKLTRGRSYSRSPGRSRSPHRGRSRSPSYSRGRSYSRSRSPPPKRERSVENENRSLSPEPKSTKARKRSPTPDEGSPRPSPKSRKLDDEQDREYSGSPTGRSRSRSRSRSPRDERYRSPQTNGRSRSPSPRDDRSPVDDDYEDNNRSPRDSDVSR
- the LOC133688478 gene encoding ABC transporter G family member 20-like yields the protein MEVQKLPRTSKPSLSPTLAEIQKGVHDSQSDMISDYSTPVHPQVLELGHACSSIPPSNPFVLSFDNLTYSVKVGQKMSLPICGKDSSLDSSETGKKILLNDISEAAREGEITAVLGASGSGKSTLIDALADRIAKESLKGSVTLNGEVLESRLLKTISAYVMQDDLLFPMLTVEETLMFSAEFRLPRSLSKSKKKARVQALIDQLGLRNAANTVIGDEGHRGVSGGERRRVSIGIDIVHDPILLFLDEPTSGLDSTSALMVVKVLQRIAQSGSIVIMSIHQPSYRLLTLLDRLIFLSHGQTVYAGSPGSLPEFFAEFGHPIPENENRTEFALDYIRDLEEIPGGTKTLVEFNKSWQAMKNAKNRFSNASKLSLKDTISVSISRGKLVSGAPNDSNSTSSPVLSFANPLWVEVMVIGKRSSLNAKRMPELFGIRLAAVLVTGIILATVYYHLDNSPRGVQERLGFFAFAISTTYYTCAESIPAFIQERYIFMRETAYNAYRRSSYVLAHSLISIPSLIVLSIAFATTTFWAVGLAGGFSGFCFYFFTIFCAFWAGSSFVTFLSGVVSHVMLSFTLVVAILSYFPLFSGFYISRDRIPPFWLWFHYMSLVKYPYEAALQNEFHSPTKCFVMGVQMFDNTPLAVMPLSMKLKMLKTISTRLGRNITSNTCAVTGTDILQQQGITQLSKWNCLWITIAWGFFFRILFYFALLLWSKNKRR
- the LOC133689596 gene encoding serine/arginine-rich splicing factor RS2Z33-like isoform X1, translated to MPRYDDRYASTRLYVGHLAARTRSRDLEHLFSKYGRVRDVDMKRDYAFVEFSDPRDADDARHYLDGKEFDGSRIIVEFAKGVPRGSREYLGRGPPPGSGRCFNCGIDGHWARDCKAGDWKNKCYRCGERGHIERNCKNSPKKLTRGRSYSRSPGRSRSPHRGRSRSPSYSRGRSYSRSRSPPPKRERSVENENRSLSPEPKSTKARKRSPTPDEGSPRPSPKSRKLDDEQDREYSGSPTGRSRSRSRSRSPRDERYRSPQTNGRSRSPSPRDDRSPVDDDYEDNNRSPRDSDVSR
- the LOC133689597 gene encoding uncharacterized protein LOC133689597 — encoded protein: MSPAISLPCFNSVIFAARRSPQKGKLKNAKVPGATPKLSNTGFGTSKKEPLWRCVEGCGACCKLAKGPAFATPEEIFTNPSDIELYKSLIGPDGWCLHYEKSTRKCSIYPDRPYFCRVEPDIFESLYGITKKKFNKEACGSCRDTIKEIYGSHSKELDNFNRSLRSSD